The following DNA comes from Thermus oshimai DSM 12092.
AGCGGCAGGAGATCTCCCAGGACTTTGAACAGGCCCTGGAGGAGGGGGACCTGCGGGAAAACGCCGGCTACGACGAGGCCCGGCGGGCCATGTGGCAGAACGAGGCCCGCATCGCCCAGCTGGAGGACCTCCTCAGCCGGGCGGTGGTGGTGGAGGGGAACGGCACCTTCGAGACCGTGGCCCTAGGCTGCCAGGTGGAGCTGGAAACGGAAGCCGGGGAAAGGCTTTCCCTCTCCATCGTGGGCAGCCACGAGGCGGACATCTTCAGCGGCAAGATCTCCGACGAGTCCCCCCTGGGCCAGGCCCTTTTGGGGAAGAAGGTGGGGGACGTGGTGGAGATCAAGGGCAAGCGGGGGGCCCAGGTCTACACCATCCTGGAGATCAAACCCCTCTAGTTGCCTTTTCCTGCCCCTTGTCCTAGCATGGGACTGAAGCCGCCCATCCGAAGGGGGTGGCCTTCCGAGCTTTAGGAGGTCAAAGTGGAAACGTTGCGCGTCTCTTCCAAGTCCCGTCCCAACTCCGTGGCCGGTGCCATCGCGGCGCTTTTGCGCACCAAGGGCGAGGTGGAGGTCCAGGCCATCGGCCCCCAGGCGGTGAACCAGGCGGTGAAGGCCATCGCCATCGCCCGGGGCTACATCGCCCCCGACAACCTCGACCTGGTGGTGAAGCCCGCCTTCGTCAAGCTGGACCTGGAGAACGAGGAGCGGACCGCCCTGAAGTTCAGCATCAAGGCCCACCCCCTGGAGTCTTGAAGCCCAAGACCCCCAGGGCCCTGGCCGTGGACCTCCTCCTTCAGGTGGAGGAGGGGGCCAGGGCCCAGCTCCTTCTGGACCGGGTCTTGGACCGCCTGCCCTGGCCCGAGCGGGACAAGGCCTACGCCACCCACCTGGTCTACGGGGCCCTCCGGCGGCTTTACCTTCTGGATTTCCTCTTGGAGCCCCACCTTTCCCGCCCCGAGGGGCTTCCTCGGGCCATCCGCTGGGTTCTCCGCTTAGGGGCGTTGGAGTGGCTTCTCGGCAAGGCGGACCACGCCCGGGTCCACCCCTGGGTGGAGGAGGCCAAGGCCCGCCACCCCCGCCTGGCCGGTCTGGTGAACGCCGTCCTCCGCCGCCTGGCCCCCCGGGAGGCCCCCCCATGGGTGCGGCTTTCCCTTCCCGAGTGGCTCCTTAAGGCCTGGGAGGGCTTCTTCGGAGACCTTTCCTTCGCCGAGGCCCTGAACGAGCCCGCGCCCCTTTTCGTCACCGCCTACCGGGAGGTGGAGGGGCTACCCCCTGGCCCCTTGCCGGAGAGCTTCATCTGGCCCGGCCCCAAGGCGGACTTTCCCGCCCTGGGCCTCCAGCCCCAGAACCCCGCCTCCCTCTTCGCCGCAAAGCTTCTGGAGGCCCAGCCGGGGGAGAGGGTGTTGGACCTCTGCGGGGGGGCGGGGCTCAAGGCCTTCCACCTGGCGGCCCGGGGGGCGGAGGTGGTCTCCTACGACCTGAACCCCAAGCGCCAGGCCGCGGGGCGGAAGACGGCGGAGCGGCTTGGCCTGAAGGTGGCCTACCGCACCCAGGACCTTAGGGCGCCCTTAGGGGAAAAGGCCCCCAAGGTCCTCCTGGATGCCCCCTGCACGGGGACCGGCACCTTGCGCACCCACCCCGAGCTCCGCTACCGCCTCTCGCCGGAAGACCCCAAGGAGATGGCCCGCCTGCAACGGGCCCTTCTGGAAACCGCGGCCTCCGCGGTGGAGGAGGGGGGCCTTTTGGTCTACGCGGTCTGCGCCCTCACGGAGGAGGAGGGGGAAGGGGTGGTGCGGGCCTTTTTGCAGGACCACCCGGAGTTTGCCCTCGAGCCCTTCGCTTGCCCCTTCCCCGTCCTTCGGGAGGGGCTTGGGGTCTACGTGGCCCCCCTGGGGGGGCTGGACGGGTTCTACTACGCCCGGCTCCGGCGGGCTAAACTTTAGCCTATGAGGCTGGCCTTTGTGGGCCTGGGGAAGCTCGGGAAGAGCATCCTCAAGGGCATCCTGGAGAAGGGTTTCCTGGCCCCCGAGGAGATGGGGGTTTTGGGGCGCACCTACGAGCGGAGCCAGGAGCTCGCCGCCCCCTTTGGCCTCCGCCCCTTGCGCCCGGAGGAGCTGGCCCAGGCGGAGCGGGTCCTCCTCGCCGTCCAGCCCCGGGACTTTCCCCCCCTGGCCCCCCTCCTGGCCCACCCGGGGGTGGGGTACATCTCCATCATGGCCGGGGTCTCCACCGCGGTGCTGGCCCGGCGCCTGGACAACCGCCGGGTGGTGCGCACCATGCCCAACCTGGCCGCGGTGATCGGGGAGAGCTCCACCGCCCTCACCGCCACCCGCGAGGCCCGGGAGGCGGGGGATCTGGACTTCGCCCGGGCCCTCTTCGCCACCGTGGGGGACGTGTACGAGATCCCCGAGCACCTCTTTGACCCCTTCACCGCCATGTCCGCCTCCGCCCCCGCCTACCTGGCCCTGGTGGCCGAGGCCCTGGCGGACGCGGGGGTGAAGATGGGGATGCCCCGGGCCCTGGCCCTGCGCCTGGCGGCGGAGGCCCTGGCGGCCACGGGGGAGCTCCTAAAGGGCCGCCACCCCGCCCAGCTCAAGGACGAGGTGGCAAGCCCGGGGGGCACCACCATCCACGGCCTCCACGCCCTCGAGGCCCGCGCCCTCCGCGCCGCCTTCTACGAGGCGGTGGAGGCGGCCACCAAGAGGGGGCACGAGCTGGGGGAGGCGGAGTGAGGGGCCTCTTCCTCCTTCTCCTGGCCCTAGCCCTGGCCCAGCCCCTCCCCCAGAAGGGGGGGCGGTACGCCTACTCCGACGGCACCCTGCAGGAGCTCCTCCCTGGGGGAGGGGAGTACCGGCTCCGCTACATCCGGGGGGGCGAGGTCTTCCGGGAGGACCGGCTCCGCCTGGCCCCCGAGGGGGTCTACCTCCTGGGGGTGGGCCTCCTCAAGGGGTACTTCCCCTTTGACCCGCCCCTTTTCCTCTACCCCCAAAGCCCCTACCCCGGCCAGGCCCATAGCGGGAGCGCCCGCTTCCAGGGCCAAAAGGTGGCCCTCTCCTGGCGGGTGGAGGGCCTGGAGGGCCTCAGGGTGGCGGCCGGGGCCTACAACGCCTGGCGCCTCCGCCTGGCCTACACCACGGAGAAGGGGGGGACGGAGCTTAAGGAGGTGTACCTGGTCCCGGGCCTGGGGGTGGTGGCCTTCCGCGTGGGGGGTTCCTGGGTGGAGCTCCTCCGCTTTAGCCCTTTTTAAGGGCGTAGCGCAGGATTTCCCCGTACATCCGGAGGCGGTGGCGGAGGCCGGCAAGGAGGCCCCGCTTCTCCTCCTTCATCACCTGGCTCACCCCCCTTAGGGGGAGGTAGCGGACCCGCCAGCCCATGGCCTTGGCGTGGCGGGTGAGGAGGAGCTCCAGGTCGTAGCGGGCGCCCTCGAGGCCCGGCACCCCTTTGAGGGCCTCCGTCCGTAAGGCCCTTTGCCCCGAGAGGAAGGGGGTGAGGCGCATGGCCAGATCCGTGGAGGGCCGCCCCCCCTGGAAGACCCCCACGGTCATCTCCGCCTCTCCCCGGGCCACGGGCTCGAGGAGGGCCCTCAGGTGCTCGGGGTGGAGGCCCACCAGGTCCGCGTCCAGGAGGAGGACCAGGGGGGTCCTCACCCGCCTGAGCCCCTCTGCCAGGGCCCCCCCTTTGCCCCGGTTCTGGAGGAGGCGCACCACCTCCGCCCCCGCCCGCTCCGCCTCTTCGGCCGTGCGGTCCTTGGAGCCGTCGTCCGCCACCACCACGGGGAAGCCGGCCCGCTTCGCCACCTCCACCACCTCCGCGATGGTGGCCTCCTCGTTGTAGGCGGGGATGAGGACCGTGGCCTCCACCCTAGCCTCCGAGAAGCCTCCGTAGGTCCTGGAAGGTCACCGCCAGGATGAGGAGGAGGAGGAAGAGGAAGCCCAGGTAGTGCACCGTGGCCTCCTGCTCTGGGCGCAGGCGGAAGAAGCGGCCCAGGACGAGGAGGAGGATCCGCCCCCCGTCCAGGGCGGGGATGGGGAGGAGGTTGAAGAGGGCCAGGGAGAGGTTGATGGCCGCGGTGAGCTCTATGAGGCGGAAAAGCCCCTCCTTGGCCGCCCGCCCCGCCTCGGCCACCAGGCCCACGGGCCCCACCACCCCGCTATCCGGGTTTCCG
Coding sequences within:
- a CDS encoding RsmB/NOP family class I SAM-dependent RNA methyltransferase gives rise to the protein MKPKTPRALAVDLLLQVEEGARAQLLLDRVLDRLPWPERDKAYATHLVYGALRRLYLLDFLLEPHLSRPEGLPRAIRWVLRLGALEWLLGKADHARVHPWVEEAKARHPRLAGLVNAVLRRLAPREAPPWVRLSLPEWLLKAWEGFFGDLSFAEALNEPAPLFVTAYREVEGLPPGPLPESFIWPGPKADFPALGLQPQNPASLFAAKLLEAQPGERVLDLCGGAGLKAFHLAARGAEVVSYDLNPKRQAAGRKTAERLGLKVAYRTQDLRAPLGEKAPKVLLDAPCTGTGTLRTHPELRYRLSPEDPKEMARLQRALLETAASAVEEGGLLVYAVCALTEEEGEGVVRAFLQDHPEFALEPFACPFPVLREGLGVYVAPLGGLDGFYYARLRRAKL
- a CDS encoding glycosyltransferase family 2 protein is translated as MEATVLIPAYNEEATIAEVVEVAKRAGFPVVVADDGSKDRTAEEAERAGAEVVRLLQNRGKGGALAEGLRRVRTPLVLLLDADLVGLHPEHLRALLEPVARGEAEMTVGVFQGGRPSTDLAMRLTPFLSGQRALRTEALKGVPGLEGARYDLELLLTRHAKAMGWRVRYLPLRGVSQVMKEEKRGLLAGLRHRLRMYGEILRYALKKG
- a CDS encoding stage V sporulation protein S, with the translated sequence METLRVSSKSRPNSVAGAIAALLRTKGEVEVQAIGPQAVNQAVKAIAIARGYIAPDNLDLVVKPAFVKLDLENEERTALKFSIKAHPLES
- the proC gene encoding pyrroline-5-carboxylate reductase, producing the protein MRLAFVGLGKLGKSILKGILEKGFLAPEEMGVLGRTYERSQELAAPFGLRPLRPEELAQAERVLLAVQPRDFPPLAPLLAHPGVGYISIMAGVSTAVLARRLDNRRVVRTMPNLAAVIGESSTALTATREAREAGDLDFARALFATVGDVYEIPEHLFDPFTAMSASAPAYLALVAEALADAGVKMGMPRALALRLAAEALAATGELLKGRHPAQLKDEVASPGGTTIHGLHALEARALRAAFYEAVEAATKRGHELGEAE
- the greA gene encoding transcription elongation factor GreA, coding for MKKPVYLTPEGLKRLQDELNHLKTVKRQEISQDFEQALEEGDLRENAGYDEARRAMWQNEARIAQLEDLLSRAVVVEGNGTFETVALGCQVELETEAGERLSLSIVGSHEADIFSGKISDESPLGQALLGKKVGDVVEIKGKRGAQVYTILEIKPL